The Anas acuta chromosome 18, bAnaAcu1.1, whole genome shotgun sequence genome has a segment encoding these proteins:
- the RBFOX3 gene encoding RNA binding protein fox-1 homolog 3 isoform X5, whose product MMMYFWGNQDATAPPDAMAQPYPPAQYPPPPQNGIPAEYAPPHPHPTQDYSGQSTVPEHAMTLYTPAQSHAEQPGTDASTQSIAGTQTVPQTDEAAQTDSQQLHSSDNTDKQQPKRLHVSNIPFRFRDPDLRQMFGQFGKILDVEIIFNERGSKGFGFVTFETSTDADRAREKLNGTIVEGRKIEVNNATARVMTNKKAANPYTNGWKLNPVVGAVYGPEFYAVTGFPYPATGTAVAYRGAHLRGRGRAVYNTFRAAPPPPPIPTYGAVVYQDGFYGAEIYGGYAAYRYAQPAAAAAAYSDSYGRVYAAADPYHHTIGPAATYSIGTMASLYRGGYSRFTPY is encoded by the exons ATGATGATGTATTTTTGG GGCAACCAGGACGCCACGGCTCCACCTGACGCGATGGCTCAGCCCTACCCCCCGGCCCAGTACCCCCCGCCCCCCCAGAACGGCATCCCCGCAGAGTACGCGCCGCCGCACCCCCACCCCACGCAGGACTACTCGGGGCAAAGCACAGTACCGGAGCACGCCATGACCCTCtacacaccagcacagagccacgCCGAGCAGCCGGGCACCGACGCCAGCACACAGTCCATAGCAGGGACGCAGACGGTACCG cagacAGACGAGGCGGCACAGACAGACAGCCAGCAGCTACATTCCTCAGACAACACAGACAAGCAGCAGCCCAAGAGGTTACACGTCTCCAACATCCCCTTCCGATTCCGGGACCCCGACCTGCGGCAAATGTTCGGG CAATTCGGGAAGATCCTTGACGTGGAGATCATTTTCAATGAGCGGGGCTCCAAG GGTTTTGGGTTTGTAACTTTTGAAACTAGCACAGATGCCGACCGGGCACGAGAGAAGCTGAATGGCACGATCGTAGAGGGCCGGAAGATTGAG GTGAACAACGCCACGGCCCGGGTCATGACGAACAAGAAGGCTGCGAACCCCTACACCAACG gctggAAGCTGAACCCGGTGGTGGGAGCTGTCTACGGCCCCGAGTTCTATGCAG taACGGGGTTCCCGTACCCTGCCACGGGGACGGCTGTGGCCTACCGAGGGGCGCACTTACGGGGCCGAGGACGCGCCGTCTACAACACGTTCCGGGCTGCGCCCCCACCGCCGCCCATCCCCACCTACGGCGC GGTCGTCTACCAGGACGGGTTCTACGGAGCCGAGATCTAC GGGGGCTATGCCGCCTACAGATACGCCcagcccgcagcagcagcagcagcatacaGCGACAG TTACGGCAGAGTGTACGCAGCGGCAGACCCCTACCACCACACCATCGGCCCCGCCGCCACGTACAGCATCGGCACCATG GCTAGTCTATACCGAGGAGGGTACAGCCGCTTCACTCCCTACTAG
- the RBFOX3 gene encoding RNA binding protein fox-1 homolog 3 isoform X7 — protein MAQPYPPAQYPPPPQNGIPAEYAPPHPHPTQDYSGQSTVPEHAMTLYTPAQSHAEQPGTDASTQSIAGTQTVPQTDEAAQTDSQQLHSSDNTDKQQPKRLHVSNIPFRFRDPDLRQMFGQFGKILDVEIIFNERGSKGFGFVTFETSTDADRAREKLNGTIVEGRKIEVNNATARVMTNKKAANPYTNGWKLNPVVGAVYGPEFYAVTGFPYPATGTAVAYRGAHLRGRGRAVYNTFRAAPPPPPIPTYGAVVYQDGFYGAEIYGGYAAYRYAQPAAAAAAYSDSYGRVYAAADPYHHTIGPAATYSIGTMASLYRGGYSRFTPY, from the exons ATGGCTCAGCCCTACCCCCCGGCCCAGTACCCCCCGCCCCCCCAGAACGGCATCCCCGCAGAGTACGCGCCGCCGCACCCCCACCCCACGCAGGACTACTCGGGGCAAAGCACAGTACCGGAGCACGCCATGACCCTCtacacaccagcacagagccacgCCGAGCAGCCGGGCACCGACGCCAGCACACAGTCCATAGCAGGGACGCAGACGGTACCG cagacAGACGAGGCGGCACAGACAGACAGCCAGCAGCTACATTCCTCAGACAACACAGACAAGCAGCAGCCCAAGAGGTTACACGTCTCCAACATCCCCTTCCGATTCCGGGACCCCGACCTGCGGCAAATGTTCGGG CAATTCGGGAAGATCCTTGACGTGGAGATCATTTTCAATGAGCGGGGCTCCAAG GGTTTTGGGTTTGTAACTTTTGAAACTAGCACAGATGCCGACCGGGCACGAGAGAAGCTGAATGGCACGATCGTAGAGGGCCGGAAGATTGAG GTGAACAACGCCACGGCCCGGGTCATGACGAACAAGAAGGCTGCGAACCCCTACACCAACG gctggAAGCTGAACCCGGTGGTGGGAGCTGTCTACGGCCCCGAGTTCTATGCAG taACGGGGTTCCCGTACCCTGCCACGGGGACGGCTGTGGCCTACCGAGGGGCGCACTTACGGGGCCGAGGACGCGCCGTCTACAACACGTTCCGGGCTGCGCCCCCACCGCCGCCCATCCCCACCTACGGCGC GGTCGTCTACCAGGACGGGTTCTACGGAGCCGAGATCTAC GGGGGCTATGCCGCCTACAGATACGCCcagcccgcagcagcagcagcagcatacaGCGACAG TTACGGCAGAGTGTACGCAGCGGCAGACCCCTACCACCACACCATCGGCCCCGCCGCCACGTACAGCATCGGCACCATG GCTAGTCTATACCGAGGAGGGTACAGCCGCTTCACTCCCTACTAG
- the RBFOX3 gene encoding RNA binding protein fox-1 homolog 3 isoform X4, whose translation MLPHSLPCPPAFLYLQQGNQDATAPPDAMAQPYPPAQYPPPPQNGIPAEYAPPHPHPTQDYSGQSTVPEHAMTLYTPAQSHAEQPGTDASTQSIAGTQTVPQTDEAAQTDSQQLHSSDNTDKQQPKRLHVSNIPFRFRDPDLRQMFGQFGKILDVEIIFNERGSKGFGFVTFETSTDADRAREKLNGTIVEGRKIEVNNATARVMTNKKAANPYTNGWKLNPVVGAVYGPEFYAVTGFPYPATGTAVAYRGAHLRGRGRAVYNTFRAAPPPPPIPTYGAVVYQDGFYGAEIYGGYAAYRYAQPAAAAAAYSDSYGRVYAAADPYHHTIGPAATYSIGTMASLYRGGYSRFTPY comes from the exons ATGCTTCCTCACTCTCTCCCCTGTCCTCCAGCCTTCCTCTACCTCCAACAG GGCAACCAGGACGCCACGGCTCCACCTGACGCGATGGCTCAGCCCTACCCCCCGGCCCAGTACCCCCCGCCCCCCCAGAACGGCATCCCCGCAGAGTACGCGCCGCCGCACCCCCACCCCACGCAGGACTACTCGGGGCAAAGCACAGTACCGGAGCACGCCATGACCCTCtacacaccagcacagagccacgCCGAGCAGCCGGGCACCGACGCCAGCACACAGTCCATAGCAGGGACGCAGACGGTACCG cagacAGACGAGGCGGCACAGACAGACAGCCAGCAGCTACATTCCTCAGACAACACAGACAAGCAGCAGCCCAAGAGGTTACACGTCTCCAACATCCCCTTCCGATTCCGGGACCCCGACCTGCGGCAAATGTTCGGG CAATTCGGGAAGATCCTTGACGTGGAGATCATTTTCAATGAGCGGGGCTCCAAG GGTTTTGGGTTTGTAACTTTTGAAACTAGCACAGATGCCGACCGGGCACGAGAGAAGCTGAATGGCACGATCGTAGAGGGCCGGAAGATTGAG GTGAACAACGCCACGGCCCGGGTCATGACGAACAAGAAGGCTGCGAACCCCTACACCAACG gctggAAGCTGAACCCGGTGGTGGGAGCTGTCTACGGCCCCGAGTTCTATGCAG taACGGGGTTCCCGTACCCTGCCACGGGGACGGCTGTGGCCTACCGAGGGGCGCACTTACGGGGCCGAGGACGCGCCGTCTACAACACGTTCCGGGCTGCGCCCCCACCGCCGCCCATCCCCACCTACGGCGC GGTCGTCTACCAGGACGGGTTCTACGGAGCCGAGATCTAC GGGGGCTATGCCGCCTACAGATACGCCcagcccgcagcagcagcagcagcatacaGCGACAG TTACGGCAGAGTGTACGCAGCGGCAGACCCCTACCACCACACCATCGGCCCCGCCGCCACGTACAGCATCGGCACCATG GCTAGTCTATACCGAGGAGGGTACAGCCGCTTCACTCCCTACTAG
- the RBFOX3 gene encoding RNA binding protein fox-1 homolog 3 isoform X2 produces the protein MLCSMANSGCLLVSNSGMLPHSLPCPPAFLYLQQGNQDATAPPDAMAQPYPPAQYPPPPQNGIPAEYAPPHPHPTQDYSGQSTVPEHAMTLYTPAQSHAEQPGTDASTQSIAGTQTVPTDEAAQTDSQQLHSSDNTDKQQPKRLHVSNIPFRFRDPDLRQMFGQFGKILDVEIIFNERGSKGFGFVTFETSTDADRAREKLNGTIVEGRKIEVNNATARVMTNKKAANPYTNGWKLNPVVGAVYGPEFYAVTGFPYPATGTAVAYRGAHLRGRGRAVYNTFRAAPPPPPIPTYGAVVYQDGFYGAEIYGGYAAYRYAQPAAAAAAYSDSYGRVYAAADPYHHTIGPAATYSIGTMASLYRGGYSRFTPY, from the exons ATGCTGTGCTCCATGGCTAACTCGGGCTGCCTCCTTGTCTCCAACTCAGGCATGCTTCCTCACTCTCTCCCCTGTCCTCCAGCCTTCCTCTACCTCCAACAG GGCAACCAGGACGCCACGGCTCCACCTGACGCGATGGCTCAGCCCTACCCCCCGGCCCAGTACCCCCCGCCCCCCCAGAACGGCATCCCCGCAGAGTACGCGCCGCCGCACCCCCACCCCACGCAGGACTACTCGGGGCAAAGCACAGTACCGGAGCACGCCATGACCCTCtacacaccagcacagagccacgCCGAGCAGCCGGGCACCGACGCCAGCACACAGTCCATAGCAGGGACGCAGACGGTACCG acAGACGAGGCGGCACAGACAGACAGCCAGCAGCTACATTCCTCAGACAACACAGACAAGCAGCAGCCCAAGAGGTTACACGTCTCCAACATCCCCTTCCGATTCCGGGACCCCGACCTGCGGCAAATGTTCGGG CAATTCGGGAAGATCCTTGACGTGGAGATCATTTTCAATGAGCGGGGCTCCAAG GGTTTTGGGTTTGTAACTTTTGAAACTAGCACAGATGCCGACCGGGCACGAGAGAAGCTGAATGGCACGATCGTAGAGGGCCGGAAGATTGAG GTGAACAACGCCACGGCCCGGGTCATGACGAACAAGAAGGCTGCGAACCCCTACACCAACG gctggAAGCTGAACCCGGTGGTGGGAGCTGTCTACGGCCCCGAGTTCTATGCAG taACGGGGTTCCCGTACCCTGCCACGGGGACGGCTGTGGCCTACCGAGGGGCGCACTTACGGGGCCGAGGACGCGCCGTCTACAACACGTTCCGGGCTGCGCCCCCACCGCCGCCCATCCCCACCTACGGCGC GGTCGTCTACCAGGACGGGTTCTACGGAGCCGAGATCTAC GGGGGCTATGCCGCCTACAGATACGCCcagcccgcagcagcagcagcagcatacaGCGACAG TTACGGCAGAGTGTACGCAGCGGCAGACCCCTACCACCACACCATCGGCCCCGCCGCCACGTACAGCATCGGCACCATG GCTAGTCTATACCGAGGAGGGTACAGCCGCTTCACTCCCTACTAG
- the RBFOX3 gene encoding RNA binding protein fox-1 homolog 3 isoform X1, whose protein sequence is MLCSMANSGCLLVSNSGMLPHSLPCPPAFLYLQQGNQDATAPPDAMAQPYPPAQYPPPPQNGIPAEYAPPHPHPTQDYSGQSTVPEHAMTLYTPAQSHAEQPGTDASTQSIAGTQTVPQTDEAAQTDSQQLHSSDNTDKQQPKRLHVSNIPFRFRDPDLRQMFGQFGKILDVEIIFNERGSKGFGFVTFETSTDADRAREKLNGTIVEGRKIEVNNATARVMTNKKAANPYTNGWKLNPVVGAVYGPEFYAVTGFPYPATGTAVAYRGAHLRGRGRAVYNTFRAAPPPPPIPTYGAVVYQDGFYGAEIYGGYAAYRYAQPAAAAAAYSDSYGRVYAAADPYHHTIGPAATYSIGTMASLYRGGYSRFTPY, encoded by the exons ATGCTGTGCTCCATGGCTAACTCGGGCTGCCTCCTTGTCTCCAACTCAGGCATGCTTCCTCACTCTCTCCCCTGTCCTCCAGCCTTCCTCTACCTCCAACAG GGCAACCAGGACGCCACGGCTCCACCTGACGCGATGGCTCAGCCCTACCCCCCGGCCCAGTACCCCCCGCCCCCCCAGAACGGCATCCCCGCAGAGTACGCGCCGCCGCACCCCCACCCCACGCAGGACTACTCGGGGCAAAGCACAGTACCGGAGCACGCCATGACCCTCtacacaccagcacagagccacgCCGAGCAGCCGGGCACCGACGCCAGCACACAGTCCATAGCAGGGACGCAGACGGTACCG cagacAGACGAGGCGGCACAGACAGACAGCCAGCAGCTACATTCCTCAGACAACACAGACAAGCAGCAGCCCAAGAGGTTACACGTCTCCAACATCCCCTTCCGATTCCGGGACCCCGACCTGCGGCAAATGTTCGGG CAATTCGGGAAGATCCTTGACGTGGAGATCATTTTCAATGAGCGGGGCTCCAAG GGTTTTGGGTTTGTAACTTTTGAAACTAGCACAGATGCCGACCGGGCACGAGAGAAGCTGAATGGCACGATCGTAGAGGGCCGGAAGATTGAG GTGAACAACGCCACGGCCCGGGTCATGACGAACAAGAAGGCTGCGAACCCCTACACCAACG gctggAAGCTGAACCCGGTGGTGGGAGCTGTCTACGGCCCCGAGTTCTATGCAG taACGGGGTTCCCGTACCCTGCCACGGGGACGGCTGTGGCCTACCGAGGGGCGCACTTACGGGGCCGAGGACGCGCCGTCTACAACACGTTCCGGGCTGCGCCCCCACCGCCGCCCATCCCCACCTACGGCGC GGTCGTCTACCAGGACGGGTTCTACGGAGCCGAGATCTAC GGGGGCTATGCCGCCTACAGATACGCCcagcccgcagcagcagcagcagcatacaGCGACAG TTACGGCAGAGTGTACGCAGCGGCAGACCCCTACCACCACACCATCGGCCCCGCCGCCACGTACAGCATCGGCACCATG GCTAGTCTATACCGAGGAGGGTACAGCCGCTTCACTCCCTACTAG
- the RBFOX3 gene encoding RNA binding protein fox-1 homolog 3 isoform X6 — translation MLCSMANSGCLLVSNSGMLPHSLPCPPAFLYLQQGNQDATAPPDAMAQPYPPAQYPPPPQNGIPAEYAPPHPHPTQDYSGQSTVPEHAMTLYTPAQSHAEQPGTDASTQSIAGTQTVPQTDEAAQTDSQQLHSSDNTDKQQPKRLHVSNIPFRFRDPDLRQMFGQFGKILDVEIIFNERGSKVNNATARVMTNKKAANPYTNGWKLNPVVGAVYGPEFYAVTGFPYPATGTAVAYRGAHLRGRGRAVYNTFRAAPPPPPIPTYGAVVYQDGFYGAEIYGGYAAYRYAQPAAAAAAYSDSYGRVYAAADPYHHTIGPAATYSIGTMASLYRGGYSRFTPY, via the exons ATGCTGTGCTCCATGGCTAACTCGGGCTGCCTCCTTGTCTCCAACTCAGGCATGCTTCCTCACTCTCTCCCCTGTCCTCCAGCCTTCCTCTACCTCCAACAG GGCAACCAGGACGCCACGGCTCCACCTGACGCGATGGCTCAGCCCTACCCCCCGGCCCAGTACCCCCCGCCCCCCCAGAACGGCATCCCCGCAGAGTACGCGCCGCCGCACCCCCACCCCACGCAGGACTACTCGGGGCAAAGCACAGTACCGGAGCACGCCATGACCCTCtacacaccagcacagagccacgCCGAGCAGCCGGGCACCGACGCCAGCACACAGTCCATAGCAGGGACGCAGACGGTACCG cagacAGACGAGGCGGCACAGACAGACAGCCAGCAGCTACATTCCTCAGACAACACAGACAAGCAGCAGCCCAAGAGGTTACACGTCTCCAACATCCCCTTCCGATTCCGGGACCCCGACCTGCGGCAAATGTTCGGG CAATTCGGGAAGATCCTTGACGTGGAGATCATTTTCAATGAGCGGGGCTCCAAG GTGAACAACGCCACGGCCCGGGTCATGACGAACAAGAAGGCTGCGAACCCCTACACCAACG gctggAAGCTGAACCCGGTGGTGGGAGCTGTCTACGGCCCCGAGTTCTATGCAG taACGGGGTTCCCGTACCCTGCCACGGGGACGGCTGTGGCCTACCGAGGGGCGCACTTACGGGGCCGAGGACGCGCCGTCTACAACACGTTCCGGGCTGCGCCCCCACCGCCGCCCATCCCCACCTACGGCGC GGTCGTCTACCAGGACGGGTTCTACGGAGCCGAGATCTAC GGGGGCTATGCCGCCTACAGATACGCCcagcccgcagcagcagcagcagcatacaGCGACAG TTACGGCAGAGTGTACGCAGCGGCAGACCCCTACCACCACACCATCGGCCCCGCCGCCACGTACAGCATCGGCACCATG GCTAGTCTATACCGAGGAGGGTACAGCCGCTTCACTCCCTACTAG
- the RBFOX3 gene encoding RNA binding protein fox-1 homolog 3 isoform X3, whose translation MLCSMANSGCLLVSNSGMLPHSLPCPPAFLYLQQGNQDATAPPDAMAQPYPPAQYPPPPQNGIPAEYAPPHPHPTQDYSGQSTVPEHAMTLYTPAQSHAEQPGTDASTQSIAGTQTVPQTDEAAQTDSQQLHSSDNTDKQQPKRLHVSNIPFRFRDPDLRQMFGQFGKILDVEIIFNERGSKGFGFVTFETSTDADRAREKLNGTIVEGRKIEVNNATARVMTNKKAANPYTNGWKLNPVVGAVYGPEFYAVTGFPYPATGTAVAYRGAHLRGRGRAVYNTFRAAPPPPPIPTYGAVVYQDGFYGAEIYGGYAAYRYAQPAAAAAAYSDSYGRVYAAADPYHHTIGPAATYSIGTM comes from the exons ATGCTGTGCTCCATGGCTAACTCGGGCTGCCTCCTTGTCTCCAACTCAGGCATGCTTCCTCACTCTCTCCCCTGTCCTCCAGCCTTCCTCTACCTCCAACAG GGCAACCAGGACGCCACGGCTCCACCTGACGCGATGGCTCAGCCCTACCCCCCGGCCCAGTACCCCCCGCCCCCCCAGAACGGCATCCCCGCAGAGTACGCGCCGCCGCACCCCCACCCCACGCAGGACTACTCGGGGCAAAGCACAGTACCGGAGCACGCCATGACCCTCtacacaccagcacagagccacgCCGAGCAGCCGGGCACCGACGCCAGCACACAGTCCATAGCAGGGACGCAGACGGTACCG cagacAGACGAGGCGGCACAGACAGACAGCCAGCAGCTACATTCCTCAGACAACACAGACAAGCAGCAGCCCAAGAGGTTACACGTCTCCAACATCCCCTTCCGATTCCGGGACCCCGACCTGCGGCAAATGTTCGGG CAATTCGGGAAGATCCTTGACGTGGAGATCATTTTCAATGAGCGGGGCTCCAAG GGTTTTGGGTTTGTAACTTTTGAAACTAGCACAGATGCCGACCGGGCACGAGAGAAGCTGAATGGCACGATCGTAGAGGGCCGGAAGATTGAG GTGAACAACGCCACGGCCCGGGTCATGACGAACAAGAAGGCTGCGAACCCCTACACCAACG gctggAAGCTGAACCCGGTGGTGGGAGCTGTCTACGGCCCCGAGTTCTATGCAG taACGGGGTTCCCGTACCCTGCCACGGGGACGGCTGTGGCCTACCGAGGGGCGCACTTACGGGGCCGAGGACGCGCCGTCTACAACACGTTCCGGGCTGCGCCCCCACCGCCGCCCATCCCCACCTACGGCGC GGTCGTCTACCAGGACGGGTTCTACGGAGCCGAGATCTAC GGGGGCTATGCCGCCTACAGATACGCCcagcccgcagcagcagcagcagcatacaGCGACAG TTACGGCAGAGTGTACGCAGCGGCAGACCCCTACCACCACACCATCGGCCCCGCCGCCACGTACAGCATCGGCACCATG